Proteins encoded by one window of Sediminicoccus rosea:
- the urtC gene encoding urea ABC transporter permease subunit UrtC, giving the protein MNTRRLILLGFIAVLAALPLLNLLPEEHPLHVSDFLVSIIGKWICYAILALALDLAWGYAGILSLGHGAFFALGGYAIGMHLMRLIGPRGVYGHPVLPDFMVFLGYTELPWYWLGFDWFIFAFAMALIVPGLLAGIVGYLAFRSRITGVYLSIITQALTYALMLAFFRNDMGFGGNNGFTDFKELLGMPLNSGHTRAILFYASLVALILVFLMCGALTRTKYGRVLTAIRDAESRVRFLGYDTTRHKLFVFVLSAMIAGLAGALYVPQVGIINPSEFSPGNSIEAVVWVAFGGRGTLVGAVLGAFSVNALKTWLTSVAPDLWLIVLGCLFIAVPLLLPKGLIGLIRRRGGAKP; this is encoded by the coding sequence ATGAACACGCGCCGTCTCATCCTGCTCGGCTTCATCGCGGTGCTGGCCGCGCTGCCGCTGCTGAACCTGCTGCCCGAGGAACATCCGCTGCATGTCTCGGACTTCCTGGTTAGCATCATCGGCAAGTGGATCTGCTACGCGATCCTGGCCTTGGCGCTCGATCTCGCCTGGGGTTATGCGGGCATCCTCTCGCTCGGCCATGGCGCCTTCTTCGCGCTGGGCGGCTATGCCATCGGCATGCACCTGATGCGGCTGATCGGGCCGCGCGGCGTCTATGGCCATCCGGTGCTGCCGGACTTCATGGTCTTCCTCGGCTACACCGAACTGCCCTGGTATTGGCTGGGCTTCGACTGGTTCATCTTCGCCTTCGCGATGGCGCTGATCGTGCCCGGCCTGCTGGCCGGCATCGTGGGCTACCTGGCCTTCCGCAGCCGCATCACCGGCGTCTATCTCTCCATCATCACCCAGGCGCTCACCTATGCGCTCATGCTCGCCTTCTTCCGCAACGACATGGGCTTCGGCGGCAATAATGGCTTCACCGACTTCAAGGAGCTGCTCGGCATGCCGCTCAACAGCGGGCATACGCGGGCCATCCTGTTCTATGCCTCGCTGGTCGCGCTGATCCTGGTCTTCCTCATGTGCGGCGCGCTGACCCGCACCAAATACGGCCGCGTGCTGACCGCGATCCGCGACGCCGAGAGCCGCGTGCGCTTCCTGGGCTACGACACCACGCGCCACAAGCTCTTCGTCTTCGTGCTCTCGGCGATGATCGCGGGGCTCGCCGGCGCGCTCTACGTGCCACAGGTGGGCATCATCAACCCGAGCGAATTCAGCCCGGGCAACTCCATCGAGGCGGTGGTCTGGGTCGCCTTCGGCGGCCGCGGCACGCTGGTGGGCGCGGTGCTGGGCGCCTTCTCGGTCAATGCGTTGAAGACCTGGCTCACCTCGGTCGCGCCCGATCTCTGGCTGATCGTGCTGGGCTGCCTCTTCATCGCCGTGCCGCTGCTGCTGCCCAAGGGCCTGATCGGCCTGATCCGCCGCCGCGGGGGGGCCAAGCCATGA